One genomic region from Salinicola endophyticus encodes:
- a CDS encoding type 1 glutamine amidotransferase, whose product MHIYFLQHSSLFAPGRLADWLQGMGHSHNRCRLDEGELPPPWDHFDGLILLDALGPLDPQLLKRERKLLDRALKSGKPVLGIGFGAALIAEALGSIVSPAVEPERGWRTLTLDPASPLDLPETFEALLWHGDIFGLPDDALPLGHTAAGPVQGFVWDRGRVIAMQCHLELTAKDAQALCAQEGAMADCGDLFADPRRFDRQAALLDRLMSQWLD is encoded by the coding sequence ATGCATATTTACTTTCTCCAGCACAGCTCGCTTTTTGCCCCCGGCCGCCTGGCCGACTGGCTTCAAGGCATGGGCCACAGCCACAATCGCTGCCGGCTCGACGAGGGCGAACTGCCGCCGCCCTGGGATCACTTCGACGGTCTGATCCTGCTGGATGCCCTCGGCCCGCTCGACCCTCAACTGCTCAAGCGCGAGCGCAAGCTGCTGGATCGCGCGCTGAAGAGTGGCAAGCCGGTGCTGGGTATCGGCTTTGGCGCCGCCCTGATCGCCGAGGCGCTGGGCTCGATCGTCTCGCCGGCGGTCGAGCCCGAGCGCGGCTGGCGCACTCTGACCCTGGACCCGGCCAGCCCGCTGGACCTTCCCGAGACCTTCGAGGCGCTGCTGTGGCACGGCGATATCTTCGGCCTGCCTGATGACGCCTTGCCGCTGGGTCACACCGCCGCCGGGCCGGTACAGGGCTTCGTCTGGGATCGTGGCCGCGTGATCGCCATGCAGTGCCACCTGGAGCTGACCGCCAAAGACGCCCAGGCGCTCTGCGCCCAGGAAGGAGCGATGGCAGACTGCGGCGATCTCTTTGCCGACCCCAGGCGCTTCGACCGTCAGGCGGCGCTGTTGGATCGCCTCATGAGCCAATGGCTCGACTAG
- the selD gene encoding selenide, water dikinase SelD, giving the protein MSAIRLTQYSHGAGCGCKIAPDVLDRILAKAGPGASSDKLIVGNQGREDAAVYDLGDGRGLISTTDFFMPIVDDPFDFGRIAATNAISDVFAMGGSPIMALGILGWPLDKLPGEVAGDVVAGAQAVCRELGMALAGGHSIDAPEPIFGLAVNGLVDLAHLKLNSGAKPGDLLYLTKPLGVGMLTTAEKQGLLQPGHQGLARETMLTANAIGTALARVEGVHAMTDVTGFGLAGHLSEVCAASGVEARIDFAKLPRLAEAEAYRRQGAVPGGTRRNREAIGTALGEMDEAHWQWLCDPQTSGGLLLAVDPAWADDVERIGREHRLALEAFGECVSPAGGARLIEVRG; this is encoded by the coding sequence ATGAGTGCCATCCGTCTGACCCAGTACAGCCACGGCGCCGGCTGCGGCTGCAAGATCGCGCCCGACGTGCTCGATCGGATTCTCGCCAAGGCGGGGCCGGGGGCCAGCAGCGACAAGCTGATCGTGGGCAACCAGGGGCGCGAAGACGCGGCGGTCTACGACCTCGGCGATGGCCGCGGGCTGATCTCCACCACCGATTTCTTCATGCCGATCGTCGACGATCCGTTCGACTTCGGACGTATCGCCGCGACCAATGCCATCAGCGATGTCTTCGCCATGGGCGGCTCGCCGATCATGGCGCTAGGCATTCTCGGCTGGCCGCTGGACAAGCTGCCCGGTGAGGTGGCCGGTGATGTCGTGGCCGGCGCCCAGGCGGTCTGTCGCGAGCTGGGTATGGCGCTGGCCGGCGGTCACTCGATCGATGCCCCCGAGCCGATCTTCGGGCTGGCGGTCAACGGCCTGGTTGACCTCGCCCATCTCAAGCTCAACAGCGGCGCCAAGCCCGGTGATCTGCTCTATCTGACCAAGCCGCTGGGGGTGGGCATGCTGACCACGGCGGAAAAGCAGGGCCTGTTGCAGCCCGGACACCAGGGCTTGGCGCGCGAGACGATGCTCACCGCCAATGCCATCGGCACGGCACTGGCCCGCGTCGAGGGCGTGCACGCCATGACCGACGTCACCGGCTTCGGCCTGGCCGGGCATCTGAGTGAAGTGTGTGCGGCGAGCGGGGTCGAGGCGCGTATCGACTTCGCCAAGCTGCCGCGTCTGGCCGAGGCCGAGGCGTATCGGCGTCAGGGCGCGGTACCCGGCGGCACGCGGCGCAACCGTGAAGCGATCGGCACGGCCCTGGGCGAGATGGACGAGGCGCACTGGCAGTGGCTATGTGATCCGCAGACCTCTGGCGGCCTGCTGCTGGCGGTCGATCCCGCCTGGGCCGACGATGTCGAGCGCATCGGGCGCGAGCATCGGCTGGCGCTGGAAGCCTTCGGCGAGTGCGTCAGCCCCGCTGGTGGTGCTCGGCTGATCGAGGTGCGGGGTTGA
- a CDS encoding DUF3298 domain-containing protein produces the protein MSHRVALGALMLATLVLSGCQSLSGWRQDPLRTEAVTKTAHEPGCEGDACAVVEADYLRFPESPELSALLQKRLFALASGLSDDPNGSAIGRASSFDDFADQVFAAAKEARREVPELPGYAADLDAKVIADHDDLLVIELDGYLFSGGAHGLPLTQYLVIDRDTREPVSLAEMLEPGQRVAYEAALARAHQRWLQTDQAQGLSAEQWPFVVSENVAPLKDALAVKYQVYDLAPYAVGQPVLTIPYTDLQGILRPRYLP, from the coding sequence ATGTCTCATCGTGTGGCGCTCGGCGCCCTCATGCTGGCTACCTTGGTGCTGAGCGGTTGCCAGAGTCTCTCCGGCTGGCGCCAGGACCCGCTGCGTACCGAAGCGGTCACGAAGACAGCTCACGAACCGGGGTGCGAGGGTGATGCCTGCGCCGTAGTCGAGGCCGACTATCTGCGCTTCCCTGAGTCGCCCGAGCTGTCGGCGCTACTGCAGAAGCGGCTGTTCGCACTGGCCAGCGGTCTCAGTGACGATCCCAACGGTAGCGCGATCGGCCGTGCCTCCTCGTTCGACGACTTCGCCGATCAGGTTTTCGCCGCCGCCAAGGAGGCGCGCCGCGAGGTGCCGGAGCTGCCGGGCTACGCCGCCGATCTCGATGCCAAGGTGATCGCGGACCACGACGACCTGCTGGTCATCGAGCTGGACGGCTATCTGTTCAGCGGCGGCGCCCACGGCCTGCCGCTGACGCAGTATCTGGTCATCGACCGCGACACCCGCGAGCCGGTCTCGCTGGCAGAGATGCTCGAGCCCGGCCAGCGTGTAGCCTACGAGGCGGCGCTGGCGCGCGCCCATCAGCGCTGGCTGCAGACGGATCAGGCTCAGGGGCTCTCCGCCGAGCAGTGGCCGTTCGTCGTCTCCGAGAACGTGGCGCCGCTGAAGGACGCCCTGGCGGTCAAGTATCAGGTCTATGATCTGGCGCCCTACGCCGTGGGCCAGCCAGTGCTGACCATCCCCTACACTGATCTCCAGGGCATCCTGCGCCCGCGCTATCTGCCCTAA
- the radA gene encoding DNA repair protein RadA, whose amino-acid sequence MAKAKSAFVCTECGAEYSKWQGQCSNCREWNTLSEIRLTSARPGAAAASGGAGRGGYAGALTKEVVDLSGVDLTEVPRFSSTFEEFDRVLGGGLVPGSAVLLGGHPGAGKSTLLLQTACRLAQSKRVLYVTGEESLSQVAMRAHRLQLPTQGLKMLAETSVETLLAVVERERPEVLIIDSIQTMHLEDIGSAPGGVAQVRESAAALTRFAKQSNTVLLLVGHVTKDGTLAGPKVLEHMIDASLLLEGGSDSRFRTLRGQKNRFGAVNELGVFAMVELGLKEVKNPSAIFLSRSEEQASGSLVMVVWEGTRPILVEVQALLDESALGNPRRVAVGLDHNRLAMLLAVLHKHGGLFTGDQDVFLNVVGGVKVLETSADLAVLLAVVSSLQNRPLPRELVVFGEVGLSGEIRPVPSGQERIVEAAKHGFTRAIVPRGNAPRQAPAGMQVVAVDKLSEALEAL is encoded by the coding sequence GTGGCCAAAGCGAAGAGTGCCTTTGTCTGTACCGAGTGCGGTGCGGAGTACAGCAAGTGGCAGGGGCAGTGCAGCAACTGCCGCGAATGGAACACCTTGAGCGAGATCCGGCTGACCAGCGCACGCCCCGGCGCCGCGGCGGCTTCGGGCGGCGCCGGGCGCGGCGGCTATGCCGGCGCATTGACCAAGGAGGTGGTCGATCTCTCCGGCGTCGATCTCACCGAGGTGCCGCGTTTCAGCTCCACCTTCGAAGAGTTCGACCGTGTCCTCGGCGGTGGCCTGGTGCCCGGCTCGGCGGTACTGCTCGGGGGGCATCCCGGCGCCGGCAAGTCGACGCTGCTGCTGCAGACCGCCTGCCGCCTGGCCCAGAGCAAGCGGGTACTCTATGTGACCGGCGAAGAGTCGCTGTCGCAGGTAGCGATGCGCGCCCACCGGCTGCAGCTGCCCACCCAGGGGCTCAAGATGCTCGCCGAGACCAGCGTCGAGACGCTGCTCGCGGTGGTCGAGCGTGAACGCCCCGAAGTGCTGATCATCGACTCCATTCAGACCATGCATCTGGAGGATATCGGGTCGGCGCCGGGTGGGGTGGCGCAGGTGCGTGAATCCGCGGCAGCGCTGACGCGCTTTGCCAAGCAGAGCAACACCGTGCTGCTGCTGGTGGGCCACGTGACCAAGGATGGCACCCTGGCCGGGCCCAAGGTGCTGGAGCATATGATCGACGCCTCGCTGCTGCTCGAGGGCGGGAGCGACTCGCGCTTTCGCACCCTGCGCGGGCAGAAGAACCGCTTCGGCGCGGTCAACGAGCTGGGCGTGTTCGCGATGGTCGAGCTGGGCCTCAAGGAGGTCAAGAATCCCAGCGCGATCTTTCTCTCGCGCAGTGAAGAGCAAGCCTCCGGCAGCCTGGTGATGGTGGTGTGGGAGGGCACCCGGCCGATCCTGGTCGAGGTGCAGGCGCTGCTCGACGAGTCGGCGCTGGGTAACCCGCGCCGGGTGGCGGTGGGGCTCGATCACAACCGTCTGGCGATGCTGCTCGCGGTGCTGCACAAGCACGGCGGCCTGTTCACCGGCGATCAGGATGTCTTTCTCAACGTCGTCGGCGGGGTCAAGGTGCTGGAGACCAGCGCCGATCTGGCAGTGCTGCTGGCGGTGGTTTCCAGCCTGCAGAACCGGCCGCTGCCGCGCGAGCTGGTGGTGTTCGGCGAGGTCGGGCTCTCCGGTGAGATTCGCCCGGTGCCGAGCGGCCAGGAGCGTATCGTCGAGGCCGCCAAGCACGGCTTCACGCGGGCCATCGTGCCGCGTGGCAATGCGCCGCGGCAGGCGCCTGCCGGCATGCAGGTGGTGGCAGTGGACAAACTCTCGGAGGCGCTGGAAGCGCTCTGA
- a CDS encoding alkene reductase — protein MPYEKLLSPLQIGDIELANRVLMAPLTRARTPDSIPGRLQAEYYAQRAGAGLIISEATNISPTARGYVYTPGIWTDAQEAGWRQVVEAVHSAGGKMALQLWHVGRVSHEMVQPEGQQPVAPSALRAEGANCFVEFADGSSGQHPTSTPRALETDEIPGLIEDYRQAAKRAKRAGFDMVEVHAANAYLLQQFLATGSNQRSDRYGGNVVNRARLLLEVVDAVSAELGAGRVGVRLSPFIEIFGLSDDEPEAMMRYLADELGRRGIAYLHINEPDWTGEGPQLSDAFRRDLRERFRGTLIYCGHYTAERGEALIDAGLGDAAAYGRPYIANPDLVERFRRDAALNEPDPNTFYGGGAEGYTDYPTLD, from the coding sequence ATGCCCTACGAAAAACTGCTCTCTCCGCTCCAGATCGGAGATATCGAACTCGCCAACCGGGTGCTGATGGCGCCGCTGACGCGCGCTCGCACCCCGGACAGCATTCCCGGCCGCCTGCAGGCGGAGTACTACGCCCAGCGCGCCGGCGCCGGCTTGATCATCAGCGAGGCGACCAATATCTCGCCCACGGCGCGTGGCTATGTCTACACCCCGGGTATCTGGACCGACGCCCAGGAGGCGGGCTGGCGCCAGGTGGTCGAGGCCGTACACAGCGCGGGCGGCAAGATGGCCCTGCAGCTGTGGCACGTGGGGCGCGTCTCGCACGAGATGGTGCAGCCGGAAGGCCAGCAGCCGGTGGCGCCGAGCGCACTGCGCGCCGAGGGTGCCAACTGCTTCGTCGAGTTCGCCGATGGCAGCTCCGGCCAGCATCCGACCAGTACGCCCCGAGCCCTGGAGACCGACGAGATCCCCGGGCTGATCGAGGATTATCGGCAAGCCGCCAAGCGTGCCAAGCGTGCCGGTTTCGACATGGTCGAAGTGCATGCCGCCAATGCCTATCTGCTGCAGCAGTTCCTCGCCACCGGCAGCAACCAGCGCAGCGACCGCTATGGCGGCAACGTGGTCAACCGCGCGCGACTGCTGCTCGAGGTGGTCGATGCGGTGAGCGCAGAGCTGGGCGCCGGGCGTGTCGGCGTGCGGCTGTCGCCGTTCATCGAGATCTTCGGGCTCTCCGACGACGAGCCGGAGGCGATGATGCGTTACCTCGCCGACGAGCTGGGCCGCCGGGGCATTGCTTATCTGCATATCAACGAGCCGGACTGGACCGGCGAAGGCCCCCAGTTGAGTGACGCTTTCCGCCGCGATCTGCGCGAGCGCTTCCGCGGCACCCTGATCTACTGCGGCCACTACACCGCCGAGCGTGGCGAGGCGCTGATCGACGCCGGCCTGGGCGATGCCGCGGCCTATGGGCGGCCCTATATCGCCAACCCGGATCTGGTCGAGCGCTTCCGACGCGATGCCGCGCTCAACGAGCCTGATCCGAATACCTTCTATGGGGGCGGCGCCGAGGGCTATACCGATTACCCCACGCTCGACTGA
- a CDS encoding YjaG family protein, with product MSHPAASFNQRLRALNPRQRIAFMAALCERLTPNYTLYAGMSRMGDPNVLYNVLDLVWERLQVKSAKIDFDKQAEKLAAVEPPEADDSFGARRATESIMALTTLLDALRSEAPEAVLEVSQVSRNGVRAYIEMVDGSEDSERLNALFREHELMQDERDYQDAVLEAVEADPNIEALRELRTLGRNQGISNLGLSLD from the coding sequence ATGTCCCATCCCGCCGCCAGTTTCAATCAGCGCCTGCGCGCGCTCAATCCGCGCCAGCGTATCGCCTTCATGGCGGCGCTGTGCGAGCGTCTCACGCCCAACTACACCCTCTATGCCGGCATGAGTCGCATGGGCGACCCCAACGTGCTCTACAACGTGCTCGATCTGGTGTGGGAGCGGCTACAGGTCAAGAGCGCCAAGATCGACTTCGACAAGCAGGCCGAGAAGCTGGCGGCGGTAGAGCCGCCAGAAGCGGACGACAGCTTCGGCGCGCGGCGCGCCACCGAGAGCATCATGGCCTTGACCACGCTGCTGGACGCGCTGCGCAGCGAGGCGCCGGAAGCGGTGCTGGAGGTTAGCCAGGTATCGCGCAACGGCGTGCGCGCCTATATCGAGATGGTCGATGGCAGCGAGGATTCGGAGCGTCTCAATGCGCTATTCCGCGAACACGAGCTGATGCAGGACGAGCGTGATTACCAGGATGCGGTGCTGGAAGCGGTAGAGGCCGACCCGAACATCGAGGCACTTCGCGAGCTGCGCACGCTGGGGCGTAACCAGGGGATCAGCAACCTGGGTCTGAGCCTGGACTGA
- a CDS encoding MGMT family protein, translating into MAIRAALLEQIYTVVAQVPTGRVTTYGRIAGMTEGATARLVGTAMRQLPAGHGLPWHRVINATRRVADHGGASEQQRLLREEGVVFDAAGRVPARLLWPD; encoded by the coding sequence ATGGCGATACGCGCTGCGCTGCTGGAGCAGATCTACACCGTGGTGGCGCAGGTTCCGACCGGCCGCGTGACCACCTATGGACGCATTGCCGGGATGACCGAGGGCGCCACCGCGCGTCTGGTGGGTACCGCCATGCGCCAACTCCCCGCCGGTCACGGGCTGCCCTGGCATCGGGTGATCAACGCCACCCGGCGGGTCGCTGATCACGGCGGCGCCAGTGAGCAGCAGCGCCTGCTGCGTGAAGAGGGCGTGGTGTTCGATGCCGCCGGTCGCGTGCCGGCGCGGCTGCTGTGGCCGGACTAG
- the hisC gene encoding histidinol-phosphate transaminase: MSQLWSPAVRALTPYVPGEQPREKLVKLNTNENPYPPSPAVAQVLRDIDTEQLRRYPDPDSRALREALAEVHGVAPEQVFVGNGSDEVLAFAFQAFFCQPQPLLMPAISYSFYPVYCKLYDIAYRTVALDDRWEIALDAFDGDNGGVVFANPNAPTGHGHPRAEIARLLSRIQDSVVLVDEAYVDFGGESAVPLVANHPNLLVTGTLSKSRSLAGLRLGYAIGSQELIEGLERVKNSFNSYPVDMLASAVAIAALNDREYFKRCCQQVMATREETRRSLVELGFEVLPSQTNFLFTRHPRFNGETLFAGLRERGILVRHFNRDGLSDFLRISIGTDEEMRGLIGALEALI, translated from the coding sequence ATGAGCCAACTCTGGAGTCCTGCCGTCCGCGCCCTGACGCCCTACGTACCCGGCGAGCAGCCGCGTGAGAAACTGGTCAAGCTCAATACCAACGAAAATCCCTATCCGCCGTCGCCTGCGGTGGCCCAGGTGCTTCGCGATATCGACACCGAGCAACTGCGCCGCTATCCCGACCCCGACTCCCGCGCACTGCGCGAAGCGCTGGCCGAGGTTCATGGTGTGGCACCGGAACAGGTGTTCGTCGGCAACGGTTCGGACGAAGTGCTCGCGTTCGCCTTCCAGGCTTTCTTCTGCCAACCCCAGCCGCTGCTGATGCCGGCGATCAGCTACAGCTTCTATCCGGTCTACTGCAAGCTCTATGACATCGCCTATCGCACCGTGGCGCTGGATGACCGCTGGGAGATCGCCCTCGACGCCTTCGACGGCGACAACGGCGGCGTGGTCTTCGCCAACCCCAACGCCCCCACGGGGCATGGCCATCCGCGTGCCGAGATCGCGCGGCTGCTATCGCGTATTCAGGACAGCGTGGTGCTGGTCGACGAAGCCTACGTCGACTTCGGCGGCGAGAGCGCGGTGCCGCTGGTCGCGAATCACCCCAACCTGCTGGTCACCGGCACGCTCTCCAAGTCACGCAGCCTGGCAGGGTTGCGGCTGGGCTATGCGATCGGCTCACAGGAACTGATCGAGGGGCTGGAGCGGGTCAAGAACTCATTCAACTCCTATCCGGTCGACATGCTCGCCAGCGCGGTAGCGATCGCGGCGCTGAACGACCGTGAATACTTTAAGCGTTGCTGCCAGCAGGTAATGGCCACCCGCGAAGAGACACGTCGCTCACTGGTCGAGCTCGGCTTCGAGGTGCTGCCGTCGCAGACCAACTTCCTGTTCACCCGGCACCCGCGCTTCAATGGCGAGACGCTGTTTGCCGGGCTGCGTGAACGCGGGATTCTGGTACGTCACTTCAATCGCGATGGCCTCAGCGATTTCCTGCGCATCTCCATCGGTACCGATGAAGAGATGCGAGGGCTGATCGGCGCGCTCGAAGCGCTGATCTAG
- the pssA gene encoding CDP-diacylglycerol--serine O-phosphatidyltransferase, giving the protein MTQEERHHEQEPETITIGATSPLFDDEDEVIEETVENGKRIRRRGIYLLPNLFTLSALFAGFYSIVAAINGDYAKAAIAIFIAMVLDGLDGRVARLTNTQSAFGAEFDSLADMVSFGMAPALVAFTWILQDIGKIGWIAAFIFVSGAALRLARFNVQIGSTDKKWFVGLPSPSAAAVVAGCVWVFHTFDAESIGFKVLMTVVVAAAGVLMVSNVRYHSFKEIDFKGPVPFVFLLVIVLLFVLISIEPSVMLLALFGCYVVSGPLFALGRLNKARRDKRRSASGDQQAQDD; this is encoded by the coding sequence ATGACGCAGGAAGAACGCCACCACGAGCAGGAGCCCGAAACCATCACCATCGGCGCGACCTCGCCGCTGTTCGACGACGAGGACGAGGTGATCGAGGAGACGGTGGAGAACGGCAAGCGCATCCGCCGTCGCGGCATCTATCTGCTGCCCAATCTGTTCACCCTCTCGGCGCTGTTCGCCGGCTTCTACTCGATCGTCGCGGCGATCAACGGTGACTACGCCAAGGCCGCGATCGCGATCTTCATCGCCATGGTGCTCGACGGTCTGGATGGCCGGGTGGCGCGCCTGACCAATACCCAGAGCGCCTTCGGCGCCGAATTCGACAGCCTCGCCGACATGGTCTCTTTCGGCATGGCGCCGGCGCTGGTCGCCTTCACCTGGATTCTCCAGGATATCGGCAAGATCGGCTGGATCGCTGCCTTCATCTTCGTCTCCGGGGCGGCGCTGCGGCTGGCACGCTTCAACGTGCAGATCGGCAGTACCGACAAGAAGTGGTTCGTCGGCCTGCCCAGCCCCTCGGCCGCCGCAGTGGTCGCCGGCTGCGTCTGGGTCTTCCACACCTTCGATGCCGAGTCCATCGGCTTCAAGGTACTGATGACGGTCGTCGTCGCCGCCGCCGGCGTACTGATGGTGAGCAACGTGCGCTACCACAGCTTCAAGGAGATCGACTTCAAGGGCCCCGTCCCCTTCGTCTTCCTGCTGGTGATCGTGCTGCTGTTCGTGCTGATCTCGATCGAACCCTCGGTGATGCTGCTGGCGCTCTTTGGCTGCTACGTGGTATCGGGGCCGCTGTTCGCGCTGGGGCGGCTCAACAAGGCGCGCCGGGACAAGCGCCGCAGTGCCTCTGGTGACCAGCAGGCCCAGGACGACTGA
- the mnmH gene encoding tRNA 2-selenouridine(34) synthase MnmH has translation MSGSEFVEADLALLERPLIDVRAPIEFAAGALPGAINLPLMDDDERREVGIRYKLSGQEAAVALGNELVTGDLRERRLAAWEAALDAAPESIIYCFRGGMRSKISQQWLRERGRPVPRIRGGWKAMRNALLGLLEQQSSGPLLLVAGLTGCAKTALVGALDSGVDLEGLARHKGSAFGQHPRVGPSQIDFEHGLALDLWRRPQARVVEDESQRIGRLAIPATFWQTMKDAPCVRVEMPLDWRLEQIRKDYIEDLSALYHRDYGPLLGEALFRKQLSGALKRLGKRLGSERLGRLLEAQQRAFGAAGEPQAHDAWLAPLLQEYYDPMYRQQLESQQRQTLIVGSWDECLQAAQAWSAGHRG, from the coding sequence TTGAGCGGCAGCGAATTCGTCGAGGCCGATCTAGCGCTGCTCGAGCGGCCGCTGATCGATGTCCGCGCCCCTATCGAGTTCGCCGCCGGCGCGCTGCCCGGGGCCATCAACCTGCCGCTGATGGATGACGACGAGCGCCGCGAGGTCGGCATTCGTTACAAGCTCTCGGGGCAGGAAGCCGCGGTGGCGCTGGGCAACGAACTGGTGACCGGCGATCTGCGCGAGCGGCGGCTGGCCGCCTGGGAGGCGGCGCTCGACGCGGCGCCCGAGAGCATCATTTACTGCTTTCGGGGCGGCATGCGCTCCAAGATCAGCCAACAGTGGCTGCGCGAGCGGGGACGCCCGGTACCGCGGATTCGCGGCGGCTGGAAGGCGATGCGTAACGCCCTGCTCGGCCTGCTGGAGCAGCAGAGCAGCGGCCCGCTGCTGCTGGTGGCCGGGCTCACCGGGTGCGCCAAGACCGCGCTGGTGGGCGCGCTCGACAGTGGGGTCGACCTCGAAGGGTTGGCGCGCCACAAGGGCTCCGCCTTTGGCCAGCATCCGCGGGTCGGCCCCTCGCAGATCGATTTCGAACATGGCCTGGCGCTCGACCTCTGGCGCCGGCCGCAGGCGCGGGTGGTGGAGGACGAATCCCAGCGGATCGGGCGGCTGGCGATTCCGGCGACCTTCTGGCAGACGATGAAAGACGCCCCCTGTGTGCGCGTGGAGATGCCCCTCGACTGGCGTCTGGAGCAGATTCGCAAGGACTATATCGAAGACTTGAGCGCGCTCTACCACCGCGACTACGGGCCGCTGCTGGGCGAGGCGCTGTTTCGCAAGCAGCTCTCCGGCGCGCTCAAGCGGCTCGGCAAGCGGCTCGGCAGCGAGCGCCTGGGGCGCCTGCTTGAGGCCCAGCAGCGTGCCTTCGGGGCCGCCGGTGAGCCCCAGGCCCACGACGCCTGGCTGGCCCCGCTGCTGCAAGAGTATTACGACCCCATGTATCGCCAGCAGCTCGAGAGCCAGCAGCGCCAGACCTTGATCGTCGGCAGCTGGGACGAGTGTCTGCAAGCGGCGCAGGCCTGGAGCGCGGGACACCGGGGCTAG
- a CDS encoding copper resistance protein NlpE N-terminal domain-containing protein: MQIRTLLASAATVALLAGCASGGSQTQSGAADTGASATTTTYEGTLPCRSCDGIDLTVNLSGSESSPAPERTFTLEADYINHPQNPGPEQYQGQWDVMTGTAADPKATVYELTPNGEGQIYYFQKIDPNTLELIDPQRRQFENGQMLRLTKQ, encoded by the coding sequence ATGCAGATCAGGACGTTGCTGGCCAGCGCCGCCACGGTAGCCTTGCTGGCAGGTTGCGCCAGCGGTGGCTCGCAGACCCAGTCTGGCGCGGCCGACACCGGCGCCTCCGCCACCACCACGACCTACGAGGGCACGCTGCCCTGCCGTAGCTGCGACGGTATCGACCTGACCGTCAACCTCAGCGGCAGCGAGTCGTCGCCGGCGCCGGAGCGCACCTTCACGCTCGAAGCCGACTACATCAACCACCCGCAGAACCCGGGGCCGGAGCAGTATCAGGGCCAGTGGGACGTGATGACCGGGACCGCCGCCGATCCCAAGGCCACCGTCTACGAGCTGACGCCCAACGGTGAGGGGCAGATCTACTACTTCCAGAAGATCGATCCCAACACCCTCGAGCTGATCGACCCGCAGCGCCGTCAATTCGAAAACGGCCAGATGCTGCGCCTGACCAAGCAGTAA
- a CDS encoding SDR family NAD(P)-dependent oxidoreductase, whose amino-acid sequence MLERLPDDFTAVVTGAGGGIGQAVVRCLLETSQVGRIVAVSRQPLAFGDDRVETLEADLTQEAGLVRLGERLDGAPLHLLFNTLGMLHDAARDIAPEKRLEELDADTLATLFHVNAITPALLLKAVLGSLKGQHPTLVASLSARVGSIEDNGFGGWYGYRASKAAHNMLLRTAAIELARYNKRAIVLCLHPGTTDTALSQPFQRRVPEGKLFSPEYVAERLLTVISERRPEESGTFWDWAGKPVPW is encoded by the coding sequence ATGCTGGAGCGATTACCCGACGATTTTACTGCTGTGGTAACCGGGGCCGGTGGTGGGATCGGTCAGGCCGTCGTGCGCTGCCTGCTGGAAACATCGCAGGTGGGGCGCATCGTGGCAGTATCACGTCAGCCGCTGGCCTTCGGTGACGATCGGGTCGAGACACTGGAAGCCGATCTCACTCAGGAAGCGGGCCTGGTGCGTCTGGGCGAGCGACTCGACGGGGCGCCGCTGCATCTGCTGTTCAATACTCTGGGCATGCTGCACGACGCGGCGCGCGACATTGCGCCGGAGAAGCGGCTCGAGGAGCTCGATGCCGATACCCTGGCGACGCTGTTCCATGTCAATGCGATCACCCCGGCGCTGCTGCTCAAGGCTGTGCTGGGGTCACTGAAGGGGCAACATCCGACGCTGGTGGCGAGTCTGTCGGCGCGGGTCGGTTCGATCGAGGACAACGGCTTCGGCGGCTGGTACGGCTATCGGGCGAGCAAGGCGGCACACAACATGCTGCTGCGGACGGCGGCCATCGAGCTGGCGCGCTACAACAAGCGGGCGATCGTGCTCTGCCTGCATCCGGGCACGACGGATACCGCGCTCTCTCAACCGTTCCAACGGCGCGTGCCCGAGGGCAAGCTGTTCAGCCCCGAGTACGTCGCCGAGCGCCTGCTGACGGTGATCAGTGAGCGCCGCCCCGAGGAGAGCGGCACCTTCTGGGATTGGGCAGGCAAGCCTGTGCCGTGGTGA